One Gadus morhua chromosome 23, gadMor3.0, whole genome shotgun sequence DNA segment encodes these proteins:
- the gcm2 gene encoding chorion-specific transcription factor GCMb, translated as MSRGDGEDCVCSVGMKFTWDINDPKLPQEIKQFDPFQEWTDGYVRFIYNGEDKNAQRHLSGWAMRNTNNHNCQILKKSCLGVVVCSRGCTLSDGTRLQLRPAICDKARQKQQKKPCPSCNASLELLPCRGHSGYPVTNFWRVDETSIFFQAKGVHDHPRPESKSETEARRSSVKRRVSSPFTQKRQCLGPALLSCVDTPDRLSFLGEPNYPLQPQHYPPFQPEPYYNTHNALGEAPPALQKPTNPRLYMPRPGCGYEFPGYLGSGSYAAPLHRDPAANHSSDLCDPRVAPVLGSSSSSSSSYDPQGTKGWRDLLKNAAPYGENHYYTPEYPCRYPSNAPGSPAALQTIITTTTKVSYQPCPKPSPAAPGYQPCPPAKAPLGCSSSLPEDSSSSYSTEVKVTEESGGVIKSLSFQPDPLHAKTERGESYDYRCPYGNAYRYDEY; from the exons ATGTCCCGAGGGGACGGAGAGGACTGCGTGTGTTCCGTCGGGATGAAGTTCACCTGGGACATCAACGACCCCAAACTACCTCAG GAAATCAAGCAGTTCGATCCTTTCCAAGAGTGGACAGACGGTTACGTCCGCTTCATATATAatg GAGAAGATAAGAACGCACAGAGGCATTTGTCAGGCTGGGCGATGAGAaacaccaacaaccacaactgccaGATCCTCAAGAAGTCGTGCCTGGGAGTTGTAGTTTGTTCCAGAGGCTGTACACTCTCTGACGGTACCCGCCTACAACTCAGACCCGCCATATGTGACAAGGCTCGGCAGAAACAGCAAA agaAGCCCTGTCCCAGCTGTAACGCCAGCCTGGAGTTGTTGCCGTGCCGCGGCCACAGCGGCTATCCGGTCACCAACTTCTGGAGGGTGGACGAGACATCCATCTTCTTCCAG GCCAAAGGAGTCCACGACCACCCCAGACCAGAGTCCAAGTCAGAGACGGAGGCCAGACGGAGCTCTGTGAAGAGAAGAGTCAGCTCTCCGTTCACTCAGAAAAGACAG TGTTTGGGCCCGGCGTTGCTGTCCTGTGTTGACACTCCAGATCGCTTGTCCTTTCTCGGCGAGCCAAACTACCCCCTCCAGCCACAGCACTACCCTCCATTCCAACCGGAACCTTACTACAATACCCACAATGCTCTGGGAGAGGCCCCGCCCGCCTTGCAGAAACCCACCAACCCGAGGCTTTACATGCCTCGGCCAGGGTGTGGCTATGAGTTCCCCGGTTACCTGGGGTCGGGAAGCTACGCAGCTCCGCTCCACAGAGAcccggcagccaatcacagctcggATCTCTGTGATCCACG GGTGGCTCCGGTCCtgggctcctcttcctcctcctcttcctcgtacGACCCCCAGGGCACCAAGGGCTGGAGGGACCTGCTGAAGAACGCCGCCCCCTATGGAGAAAACCACTACTACACCCCGGAGTACCCCTGCCGTTACCCTAGCAACGCGCCCGGCTCCCCCGCCGCCCTGcagaccatcatcaccaccaccactaag GTGTCCTACCAGCCCTGCCCCAAGCCGTCCCCCGCGGCGCCGGGCTACCAGCCCTGCCCCCCGGCCAAGGCCCCCCTGGgctgctcttcctccctccccgaggactcctcctcctcctactccacgGAGGTCAAAGTGACCGAAGAGTCCGGCGGGGTCATCAAGTCGCTCTCCTTCCAGCCGGACCCCCTCCACGCCAAGACGGAGCGGGGGGAGAGCTACGACTACCGCTGTCCCTATGGCAACGCGTACCGCTACGATGAATACTGA
- the sycp2l gene encoding synaptonemal complex protein 2-like has product MDKENTARLFELSFEDYLIQKDCSGLALRMQEEGLDHVLVIRLDKMVTKELAEEGFMSATLLLKALGRISEKKEDLHHLLEHGLGPKVLFWFETVGGLLGSEGYRNTGPLQNLADEFYDYFLLLGQPSLHVSAFLLSTILAQLARLVLNPVIAFSPRLEAIRTYNTLLESLNREERKRLQVDINQHRILGELAASILTVGDYEFQVSISEALCRMTPAKDREQRAKDWFYDQDIIDAFCRIRDKDFEVDCRLFLNYINCCQGNQRRVYTFPCRRAFLGNTELFSPKDDKLDRFWIDFNLGSECISFFIDDQQGFLWVSVHLPKHGVESYTLYSQQNELDEEETVVRLELSRPVVHLNSGEMRVRLSFSPQHHSLVLEALGKVFGPPPSQETPGFLQMKDGEEEVLTPSRGGRTYYKKKPKSKSKLKILPLSSASSEDGSTPSRPLSASTPSKAEILFDQIIKMLPKDKTQPLQTLNDSGLTEGSRPELSAEGPDLDPEGTEDRGLDLLWIEDPGQTEDIDLDQEWTEDLGQTADSGVGLEKSEDRDPEPGRTREPGRTREPGRTREPGRTADSGVGLEQSEDRDPEPGRTRGEPGRTREPGRTADSDLDPARTTRGLDPGRTTSGLDPRQTADPGRTVVRDLDPGRTVDCGDCGVSVNQNVLNTPRKRTSSRTEPPIGASCPKKKAWSIPVGEEPGPSLKDVPVEAGSDQQASIVPDFSNLARQLQDSMAAATQRCCQRVEGQVVESFTEGQQNVSSLLMAVQQHRLRLLQRFERRVVDEMRQLQESFQSLSNMETELLSFVRTEMQSLASFCDRQQSGLASLDYKNQDEEDEEDGVERKNGGEGTDTEEA; this is encoded by the exons ATGGATAAAGAGAATACAGCGAGGCTG TTTGAGCTGAGTTTTGAGGACTACCTGATCCAGAAGGACTGTTCAGGTCTGGCCCTGAGGAtgcaggaggaggggctagaTCACGTACTGGTGATCCGACTGGACAAGATGGTAACCAAG GAGCTGGCTGAGGAGGGGTTCATGAGCGCCACACTGCTGCTCAAGGCTTTAGGGCGCATCTCGGAGAAGAAGGAAGACCTGCATCATCTGTTGGAGCACGGACTCGGACCGAAG GTGTTGTTCTGGTTTGAAACCGTCGGCGGACTCCTGGGTTCTGAGGGCTACCGAAACACCGGCCCTCTGCAGAACCTTGCCGATGAGTTCTATGACTACTTCCTG CTCCTCGGACAGCCTTCCCTTCACg tgtCAGCTTTCCTGCTCTCTACAATACTCGCCCAGTTAGCCAGGCTGGTTTTGAATCCGGTAATCGCCTTCTCTCCCCGTTTAGAG GCTATTAGGACATACAACACTCTTCTAGAGTCTCTCaacagagaggaaaggaaaCGGCTGCAAGTTGATATAAATCAGCACAGAATACT CGGTGAGCTTGCAGCTTCAATTCTGACAGTGGGAG ACTATGAGTTCCAGGTCAGCATCTCGGAGGCACTATGCCGCATGACCCCCGCAAaggacagagagcagagggcGAAGGACTGGTTCTACGACCAGGATATCATCGATGCCTTCTGCCGGATCCGAGACAAAGACTTTGAAGTG GACTGTCGATTATTCCTCAATTATATCAACTGTTGCCAAGGAAACCAGAGGAG GGTTTATACATTTCCTTGTCGCCGAGCCTTCCTTGGAAATACTGAG CTGTTTAGTCCAAAGGATGACAAGCTTGACCGGTTCTGGATCGACTTCAACCTGGGCTCAGAATGCATCAGCTTTTTCATTGACGATCAGCAG GGCTTTCTCTGGGTCTCAGTCCACCTCCCAAAGCATGGGGTTGAAAGCTACACCCTCTACTCTCAACAAAACG AGCTCGACGAGGAGGAGACGGTGGTCCGCCTGGAGCTGAGCCGGCCGGTGGTCCACCTGAACAGCGGGGAGATGCGGGTCCGGCTCTCCTTCAGCCCCCAGCACCACTCGCTCGTGCTGGAGGCCTTGGGCAAAGTGTTCGGCCCGCCACCGTCCCAG GAAACGCCGGGCTTTCTTCAAATGAAGGACGGAGAAGAGGAGGTCTTGACCCCCAGTCGAGGTGGCAGGACCTACTACAAGAAGAAACCGAAGAGCAAGAGCAAACTGAAGA TTCTCCCGCTTTCGTCCGCCAGCAGTGAAGACGGGTCTACTCCATCAAGG CCTCTCTCTGCAAGCACTCCAAGCAAAGCAGAGATTCTGTTCGACCAGATTATAAAAATGCTTCCAAAAGACAAGACGCAGCCCTTACAGACCTTGAATGACTCGG GTCTGACTGAAGGCTCTCGACCAGAGCTCAGTGCCGAGGGACCGGACCTGGACCCGGAGGGGACTGAGGACCGTGGCCTGGACCTACTGTGGATTGAGGACCCTGGGCAGACCGAGGACATCGACTTGGACCAAGAGTGGACTGAAGACCTTGGGCAGACCGCGGACAGTGGCGTGGGCCTAGAGAAGTCTGAGGACCGTGACCCGGAGCCAGGGCGGACTCGGGAGCCAGGGCGGACTCGGGAGCCAGGGCGGACTCGGGAGCCAGGGCGGACTGCGGACAGTGGCGTGGGCCTGGAGCAGTCTGAGGACCGTGACCCGGAGCCAGGGCGAACTCGGGGGGAGCCTGGGCGGACCCGGGAGCCAGGGCGGACTGCGGACTCTGACTTGGACCCGGCGAGGACTACGAGGGGCTTGGACCCGGGGCGGACTACGAGCGGCCTGGACCCGAGGCAGACTGCGGACCCGGGGCGGACTGTGGTCCGTGACCTGGACCCGGGGCGGACTGTGGACTGTGGAGACTGTGGCGTTTCTGTGAACCAG AACGTTCTCAACACTCCCAGGAAGAGGACGTCATCCAGAACCG AACCACCAATAGGGGCGTCTTGTCCCAAGAAGAAGGCGTGGTCTATTCctgtgggggaggagccaggcccATCACTCAAAG ACGTTCCGGTCGAGGCCGGTTCAGACCAGCAGGCCAGCATCGTGCCGGACTTCAGCAACCTTGCCAGACAGCTGCAGGACAGCATGGCTGCCGCTACACAA CGATGCTGCCAGCGGGTTGAAGGTCAGGTGGTGGAGTCTTTCACAGAGGGCCAACAAAATGTTTCTTCTCTGCTGATGGCTGTACAGCAACACAG GCTGCGCCTGCTCCAGAGGTTTGAGAGGAGGGTGGTGGACGAAATGAGGCAACTGCAGGAAAGCTTTCAAAGCCTTTCAAACATGGAGACCGAGTTACTG agCTTCGTAAGAACCGAAATGCAGTCTTTGGCTTCGTTCTGCGACCGACAGCAGAGTGG GCTGGCGTCCCTGGATTATAAAAACCAAGACGAAGAGGACGAAGAGGACGGCGTGGAGAGGAAGAATGGAGGAGAGGGCACAGACACTGAAGAGGCCTAG